The Streptomyces collinus DNA segment ACCGCCCACGTGCTGCACACGACCGGCGCCCACGACGGCCCGGTACGCTTCGCCACCCGCAGTGGCGTCCTCGTCGCCACGCCCGCCGGGGACGGCTCCGTGACACTGGACTTCCCGACGGCCCCGCTCACCCCCGTCGACCCGCCCGGCGGCCTGGCCGAGGCGCTCGGCACCGACCCGCTCACGGTCCTCGACACCGGCCCGAACGTGGGCGACCTGCTCGTAGAGGTCGCCGACGAGAAGACGGTGCACGGCCTCACCCCCGACCTGAAGGCCCTCGCCGCCCACTCCGAGCGCGGCGTCATCGCCACCGCCCGCGCCGAGGACCCCGCCCGTGGCTACGACTTCGTCTCGCGCTGCTTCTTCCCGAACGTCGGCATCGACGAGGACCCGGTGACCGGCAGCGCCCACACCGCGCTCGCCCCGTTCTGGTCCGAACGCCTGGGCCGCGCCGACCTCACCGGGCTCCAGGCCTCACCCCGCTCCGGGCGCGTCCGAACGGAGCTGCGCGGCGACCGCACCCTGCTGACCGGCAGGGCGGTCACCGTCATCGAGGGCGATCTGCTGGCCTGAGAAGCGGAAAGGGGGCGCACGACACCGTCGTACGCCCCCTCTCGCAGCGCGTCACGCCGTGGGCAGCCAGCCCACCTTGCCCGCCAGCAGCGCGTACCCGACGAACGCCCCGATGTCGAGCAGCGAGTGGGCCACCACGAGCGGGCCGACGCGCCCCCAGCGCCGGTAGAGGTAGACGAAGACGACGCCCATGACCATGTTCCCGATGAAGCCGCCGATGCCCTGGTAGAGGTGGTACGAGCCGCGCAGCACGGCACTGCCGGCCAGCGCGGCCGTCGGGCTCCAGCCCAGCCGGTCGAGGCGCCTCAGCAGGTAGCCGACGACGATCACCTCCTCCAGCACCGCGTTCTGGATCGCCGCGAGGATCAGCACGGGGTACTTCCACCACACCGCCGGCAGCGCCTCGGGCACCACGGTGAGGTTGAAGCCGAGCCCGCGGGCCGCGAGGTAGAAGGCGATGCCGGTGCTGCCGATGACCGCCGCGATCGCCGCCCCGCGACCGAGGTCGAACCACGGCCGGGTGCGGTCGAAGCCGATCGTGCGCAGGCTCGCGCCCTCGCGCAGCAGGAAGTGCGCGACGAGCGCGACGGGGACGAGCGCCGTGGTGATGCCGAAGAGCTGCCAGGCGAGGTCGAGCCAGGGCCGGCCGGGCGCGGCCGAGGCGTTCATCGTGGCCGCCTGGTCCTTGAGGCCGCCCGGCTTGGTGACCGACCCGATGAAGCTGATCAGCGCGGACACTCCGCTCGCGCCCAGCGACAGCGCGAGGACCAGCAGCGTCTCGTTGCGGAGCATCCGCCGTGAGAGCCCCTGCTGGGGAATGGAACCGCCCACCGGGCTCGCCTCCGCCTGCACACCTGCCTCCACTTCACCGACGTGTCGGATCAGTATGGCGGCAGCGTGACGTCACCCCGACGGCGGCGGTCAGTCCGGCGACACCGGCTCCGGCGGTCCCACCGGCCAGGTGTGGACCGGGTCGCCCTTGTGCATCAGCTCGCGGTACCGCCGGGTCGTGGCGGCCAGCGCGTCGTCCCGGGAGAGGCCCGCGTCCAGTGCCTTGTGGAACGTGGCGGCCTGCCAGCTCGCCCCGTTCACCCTGCGCCGGCACCGCTCCTCGATGACGCCCAGGTACAGATCACGGTCGGCCGGCTCGACTCCCCAGGCGTCCAGTCCGGCCTCGGCGAGCGGCAGCAGTTCGTCGCGGATCAGGCTCACGGCGTCGACCTGGGTGGTGCCGCTGTAACGGCCGCGCCGGGGCCAGGTGAAGCGGGCGTCGATACCGTCCTTGCACGCGGCGTCGAAGTTGGCGGCGGCCGCCTCGAACGGCAGCCTCGTCCAGACCGGCCGGGACTCCTCGGCGAGGGCCCGGACGACCCCGTAGAAGAAGGCCGCGTTGGCGATGACGTCGATGACCGTGGGCCCGGCCGGCAGCACGCGGTTCTCCACCCGCAGGTGCGGGACACCGTCGGCGATGCCGTACACGGGGCGGTTCCAGCGGTAGATCGTGCCGTTGTGCAGGACGAGTTCGGCGAGCGACGGTGTGCCGCCCTGGTCGAGCACCTTCAGCGGGTCCTCGTCGTCGCAGATCGGCAGCAGGGCCGGGTAGTAGCGCAGGTTCTCCTCGAAGAGGTCGTACGCCGAGGTGACCCAGCGCTCCCCGAACCAGGTGCGCGGCCGGACGCCCTGGGCCTGGAGCTCGGGCGGGCGGGTGTCGGTGGACTGCTGGAACAGCGGGGGCCGCGACTCGCGCCACAGCTCCCGGCCGAAGAGGAAGGGCGAGTTGGCGCCGACGGCGATCTGCGCGGCGGCGACCGCCTGGGCCGCGTTCCACACGTCGGAGAAGCGGGCCGGGGTCACCTGGAGGTGCAGCTGCACGGAGGTACAGGCGGCCTCCGGCGCGATGGACTTCGAGGTGCAGCTCAGGTGCTCCACGCCGTCGATGTCGAGGGTGAACTCCTCGCCGCGGGCGGCCACGATCTGGTCGTTGAGGAGGGTGTACCGGTCGACGTCGGAGAGGTTCGACGACACCAGGTCGTCACGGTCGAGAGTCGGCAGAATACCGATCATCACAATACCGGCGTCGACCTCGCCGGCTTTCCGGTCGGCATATGCCAGTGACGTACGGAGTTCCTCCGCGAGGCGGTCGAATACCCGGCCCCCCAGACGGTGTGGGGGAATGTTGACTTCCAGATTGAACATGGCGAGTTCTGTTTGGAAATCACGGCTCGCGATGCGTTCGAGGACTTGCCCGTTCAACATTTTCGGCATGCCGTCGGCGCCCGCGAGATTCAGCTCGATCTCCAGCCCCATGAGGTTCCTGGGACGATCGAACCGCTTCTCCGCCAGGAGTCGCTCCAAGCCCGTCAGGCACTGACGCAGCTTGTCGCGGTAGCGCTGGCGATCGGACAGGTCGAACCGGCCTGCCGCGACCTTCTCCCCCATCGAAGCGTCCTTCCTCGGTGTTGCGGGCCAGGATCCAGGGCCGCCGGGGTCCCGGTCAGGTGGAGGATGCCCAGCGAAAGCGATCGATAACGTCCCGGGCGGACCTGTCGGCCGCTACGCTGGTCACGAGTGACCGGTGGCACATTCACTCGGCATGACGCACAGGACAGGTTTCGGGGCCCAGGAACTCGTGAAAAACGCCGACGAGAATGGGCCGACCGGTTCGCGGGCATTCGCCGAGGTCACCGCAGTGCACCCCCACCTGAAATCAGGATGATTCTCGCGTATCGCCGACCGAATGTACCCTTGTTCTACTCACCGGAAACGGCTAGACGAAACACAGTCTGAACCCGTGTCGTATAAACTCCGCGAACAAGGCAGAAGGTTGGCGCCCACGGTCGATGGGGCCTGCCGTCGAGGCGACGCGGACCCCACCCCCCTCTCGTTCTCATGACCCCGGCCCCTGCCTCTCTGACCCTCGTGAGCTGACAGCGCCGTCCGCCCCCGCCCTCGCGCCACCGTGCCTTTGAATGAGAGGCGACCCACCATGCCGCTGCATGTCCCCCCGGCTCCCGCGCCCGCACTCCGTTCCGTCCTCACCGCCCTCTCCTCTCCCACAGCGGTCCGCGAAGCCCGAACTCCTTCCCTGCTCGGCACCCAGGGACCCGCCACACCCGAGCTCCCCCTGCCCGTGCACGTCCTCGACCATGTGACGGCCGAGGGCGTGTCCGCGACCCGGCTGGCCGGGTGGCGCTTCCTGATCCGCTGCGGCGATCGCGCCGTGGCCGCGGCGGAGACCGTGCTGACTCCCGACGGCTGGACCTTCTCCCACTTCTTCGAGGGCCCGTACATCACCTCCACCGAGCGCGCCCTGCGCCAGGCGGAGACGATGCCGCAGCCGTACCAGCCCCGCCTGCTGTCGGTGCCCGGCCTGTACATGCTGACGCTCTGGCTGCACGAGGACTGCACCGCGGACGGTGCCGCCGGCCACCCCGCCGCCACCGACCTGCTCGTCCCGCTGGCGCCCGCGCCTCCCGGCATCGCGGCCCATCGCCCGCACCGCGTCGCCGAGCTCCTCCCGGTGCTGACCCACCGGGTCACTCCCACCAGATTGCTCGGCTCACCTGCCTGAAGCGCCGCGCAGTCCCCTCTCTCGCACCCCGTCGCCGATTTCCGGCGGCGGGGTCGTTCGTTGCCCAGCCCGCCGCCATTCCTCCGCCCGCCGCCAGTCACCCGCCCGGCGGCTCGCTTTCCCACCCGGCCGCTCGTTTTCCCACTCGCACGACTGCTCTTTCGCTCGCACGGCTGCTCTTTCGCTCGCACGATCGCTTCCTCGCTCACACGATCGCTCGTACGAGCACCTAATGGCTCGTACGAGCCGGAATAGTCGTCGGCCCGAGCGGACTAGCCCCATTCGGCCACTGCGAACCACCCGAAGGGACAGTGCAGTTGGGATGAACCGTCGGCGCGGGTGATGCGTCATGAATCTGTGAGAGGCGGTGCCGCGAAATCCCTGCGGATTGACGCCCGTAGGGCAACACTGGGTTCCGACGACTTATCACAACGGGGGGCGGCCATGAACGACACTTCTAGCCGCGGAACAGACACGACAGCCAACTCAGCCAACTCACTCTCATCGTCCATCTCGACCCAGCGAAAGATCCCACCCATGTGCCAGCACCAGACCCAGTGCCCCTCAGCAGAATCCGCCGACCGGGAATCCGCCCGCCTCGTGGCGCACCACCCGGAGCAGGGATGGAGCCTGCTGTGCAACGGCGTGGTGCTCTTCGAGGACACCGGCGAGCTCCTGCCGGACGGCCGGGCCATCGCCCCGCACCGTCCGCTGGCCGGCCAGGTGATGACGGCCGCCTGAGGCCGCTCGGCGGGGCGACGCCCCGCCGGCACACATGAGGGGCCGGCCGCAGCGCACCCTGCGAACCGGCCCCGACGCATGTCCGGCGGCCGTCACTCACCGTCACCCGTCGCGACGTGCCGTTCCCGGCTCGTACGCCTTCCCACGGATGCCCGTTTTCCGGAAGACTCCTGGAAGTTTCGCGGTCACCCGTCGACGGAGGTGGGGCAAGTGGGAGGACGTGGGGCCGACGCCGAGGGCAAGGTCACGATCACGGAGATCGCCCGGCAGGCCGGCGTGTCCGTACCGACCGTGTCCCGGGTCGTCAACGGCCGGTCCGACGTGTCGCCGCAGACCCGGGCCCGAGTCGAGGACCTCCTGCGCCGCCACGGCTACCGCAGGCGTCCCGCGGCCCCGGGAGCCCGTGCCGCCCTGCTCGACCTGGTCTTCAACGACCTCGACAGCCCCTGGGCCGTGGAGATCATCCGCGGGGTCGAGGAGGTCGCGCACGCCGCCGGGGTGGGCACGGTCGTGTCGGCCATCCACGGGCGCTCGGGAGACGCCCGCGAGTGGATGCGCAACCTGAGGGCCCGCGCCTCCGACGGCGTCATCCTCGTGACGTCGGCCCTGGATTCCACGCTGCACGAGGAGCTGCGGATCCTCGGCGTGCCCCTGGTGGTCGTCGACCCGGCGGGCTCCCCCGCCCTGGACGCCCCGACCATCGGCGCGGCGAACTGGTCGGGCGGCCTCGCGGCCACCGAACACCTGCTGTCCCTCGGCCACCGCCGGATCGGCCTGATCGCCGGCCCGCCCCGCCTGCTGTGCTCACGGGCCCGTCTGGACGGCTACCGCGCGGCCCTGGAGGGCGCCGGCATCACGCCCGACGCGTCCCTCGTCGTCCCCGGAGACTTCCGCCCCGAGTCCGGATTCACCGCCTGCACCACCCTGCTCGACCTCCCCGAACCGCCGACCGCTCTGTTCGCGGCCAGCGACCAGATGGCACTCGGCGCTGTCGAGGCGCTGCGCCGGCGCGGGCTGCGGGTGCCGCAGGACATGAGCGTGGTCGGCTTCGACGACCTTCCAGAGGTCCGCTGGTCGGCCCCGCCGCTCACGACGGTCCGCCAGCCCCTGGCCGACATGGGCAAACTGGCCGTGCGCACGGTGCTCCGGCTCACCCGCGACGAGCAGCCGGACTCACCGCGCGTGGAACTGGGCACCGACCTGGTGGTACGGGCAAGTACCGCGCCTCCGGCCTGACTCCGGCTTGAGGAACGGCGCCCCGCCACCCCCTGTCGGGCAGGGCGCCGTCCGCCCCCGCTACTTCCCGCCGAGCGCCTCACGCAGCGCGAAGTACGCCGGCTTCGGCCGCAGTTCCTCGTCCCACGGCAGGGCCGCGCCCTCACCCGGGAAGAACGCCGGGATCCACGAGTACTTGTCGGTGTAGTCCCACAGGGTGATGCCGACGCATCGGCGTACCGCCAGGCACGCCTCGGTCAGGTCGGCGTACCACTGGGCCTGCTGGGTCAGCTTCTCCTCGGTCGCGGGCAGCTGCATCCGGATGTCGACCTCGGTGAGCGCGGTGTCGAGGCCGAGCCGGGAGAAGCGGCGGAGGTTGTCCTCCAGGGTGGCCGGATAGCCGTACTGCAGGGCCAGATGAGCCTGGAGGCCGATGCCGTGCAGCGGGACGCCCGCGGCCTTCAGTTCCTTGGCCAGCCGGTAGTAGGCGTCGCTCTTCGGGCCGGTCGCCTCGATGTTGTAGTCGTTGAGGTACAGCTTGACCCGAGGATCGGCCTGGTGAGCCCAGCGCAGCGCATCGGCGATGTAGCCGGGGCCGAGCGTCTTGTAGAAGACCGACTCCCGGTACGTACCGTCCTCGTTGAACGCCTCGTTGACGACGTCCCAGGCGAACACCTTGCCCCGATAGTGCCGTACCTCCGCCTGGATGTGCTTCTTCAGCACGGCCCTCAGCTCCGGGGCCGTCCACTCCCTGCTGGTGAGCCATCCGGGCAGCTGGCTGTGCCAGACCAGGGTGTGACCGCGTACCTTCTGCCGGTTGGCCCGGGCGAGGTTCACGATCTCGTCGCCCTGGGAGAAGTCGAACACGCCCTGCTCGGGCTCGGTCGCGTACCACTTCATGCCGTTGCCGGGTGTGATCTGGTCGAACTCGCTGCCGAGCAGGGCCTTGTACGGCCCGTCCACGAGCTCGGGGTTGTCGGTGGCGCTGCCGAAGTAGCGGCCGTGCCGCTGGGCGAGGTCGGCGAGGGTGGGCTGCTGGTGATCCGCGTGGGCGGGGGTGCCGGCTGTGATGCCGGCGGCGACCAGGAGCGCGGCGACGGCGCCGGCGAGTCTCAGACGGGTGGTGCGCATGGTGCGACTCCTCACGACAGGTGGGTGGGCAGAGCCGTACGTTGGCGGAGCGCGTCAGCCCTTGGTGGCGCCGGCGGTGAGGCCGCCGACGAGCTGACGCTCGGCGACCGAGTAGAAGGCGAGTGCGGGCACCATGGCCAGCACCAGATAGGCGAAGACCTTCGCGTACTCGGCGGAGTACTGCCCCTGGAACTGCTGGACGCCGATCGGCAGCGTCCACCACTGCGCGTCGGTGAACACCAGCAGCGGCAGGAAGAAGTTGTTCCAGCTGGTGACCACGGCCAGCACGGAGACGGTGCCGAGCGCGGGCCGGGCCATGGGCAGCAGCACCCGCCAGAAGAAGCCGAACGGAGTGCACCCGTCGAGCGTGGCGGCCTCTTCCAGCTCACCGGGGATCTGCCGGAAGAAGCCCCGCAGGATGATGATCGTCATGGGCAGTCCGAAGGCGGCCTGCGGGAGGATCACGCCGAGGGGGTTGTCCAGCAGGTCCAGGGAGCGCAGCAGCAGGAACAGCGGCAGGGCGGCCACCGCGAAGGGGAACATCAGCCCCATGGTGAACAGCGTGAACAGCGCTTCCCGGCCCCGGAAGGCGAACCGCGCGAAGGAGAACGCCGACAGGGCGGAGACGGCGACGATCAGGACGGTCGTGCCCACCGCGATCAGTGTGCTGTTGCCGATCAGCCGCCAGAAGTCCCCCGAGCCGAGGATCTGGGTGTAGTTGGAGGTGACCCACGACTCGGGCAGACCGACCGGGTTGCGGGAGAGTTCGTCGGTGGACTTGAAGCCGGAGAGCACGGCGTAGAGCAGGGGGACGGCCATGACCGCGCCCACTGCGGTGAGGACGAGGTGCAGGCCCCAGGTCCTGCCGCCCTCACGGGTCTTCTGACTGGCGGTCACTTTCCGTCCCCCCGCATGGTCGTGGTGGCCCCTTCGAGATCGCGCCGGAGCACGAACCGCTGGTAGGCGAGGGCGAAGACGAGGCTGATGCCGAACATGACCACACTGATCGCGCTGGCGTAGCCGACCTGGTAGCGCTTGAAGCCGTACTGGAACATGGTCACGGCCATGGTTTCCGAGTGGTGGTCGGGACCGCCCGCGGTGGTGACCCAGACCAGGTCGAAGAGCTGGATGGACCCGATGACCGCCAGGAACACGCTGATGCGCAGGGTGGGCGCGAGCAGCGGCAGGGTGACGTTGCGGAACCGCTGCCAGGCGCTCGCCCCGTCGATGAGCGCCGCCTCGGTCAGTTCCCGGGGGACGGCCTGAAGCCCGGCGAGGTACAGCATCATGTGGAAGCCGAAGTACTTCCAGGTCATGACCAGGAAGACGGTCGCCATGACGGTGGACGGATCCGCGAACCACTCCCCGCCCAGCCCCTCCAGTCCTACCTTGCCGAGGACCTGGTCGGCGAAGCCGTCGTCCGGGGCGAAGATCATGCCGAAGAGGATTCCGGTGATCGCCTCGGACAGGACGTAGGGGGCGAAGAACAGCATCCGGTAGACCGCCCGGCCGCGCATCCGCTGGTTGAGCAGCACGGCCATGGCGAGCGCGAACGGCAGTTGGAGGGCGAGCGACAGCACCACCAGGACCAGACAGCGCCACAGGTCGCCGAGGAAGACGTCGTCCTGGAGGAGCCGGGTGAAGTTCTCGCCGCCGATGTAGTCGGAGGGCATGCCGAAGCCGCCCCAGCGGAAGAACGCGGCGTACAGGGCGAACAGCATCGGCAGCAGCACGAGCCCCATGAACAGCACCAGGGCGGGGAGTTGGAAGCCGGCCGCGGTGAGCCAGTGCAGCGCGCGTCGCCGGGTCCGCCCCGGGGGCCGCCGGTCAGCGGCCGGGGGCGGGGCACCGGCGCCGCGGCCGGCCCGTTTGTCCGGCAGGAACGTGGAGGTCATCGCCGGCTACTGCTCTTCCTTCGCGGTCTTCGTGATGGACTGGGCGACCTGCCCGGGCGACTTGGAGCCGGCGATGAGCGCGGCCACACTGTCGTTGACCTCCTGGCCGACGGCGGGCGCGTAGGCCTGGTCGAGGTAGAGCTGGAAGCCGGTGGCCGCCTTCAGCTGAGCCTGTACGGCCTTGATGTTGGGGTCGGCGATGGCGCTCTCGGCCGCGGGGACCACGGGCAGCACGCCGGTCTTCTTGACCAGTTCCAGGTCGGTCGCCTCGGACGCGAAGAACTTGAGGAAGTCGACGGCCTCCTGCGGGGCTCCCCGGCGCAGGGCGTGTCCGCCGCCTCCGCCGAACACCTCGGTGATGGCGCCCTTGCCGCCCTCGACCGCGGGGAACGGGAAGAAGCCGAGGTCCTTGCCGAGGCCCTTGCCCGCGTCGGCCTGGACCGTGGGCGCCCACTGGCCCATGAGCTCCATCGCCGCCTTGCCGTTGCCGACGGTGGCGGCCTGGCCGGTGGGTGAGGAGTAGGCGGCGCCGAGGAAGCCCTTCTGGAACGGCTGGAGTCCGACGAGTTCCTCCAGGTGCTCGCCCGCCTCGACGAAGGGGGCACCGGTGAAGTCCTTGTCGTCGTAGGCCTTCTGGAGGGCTTCCGCGCCGGCGGTGCGCATCGCCAGGTAGGCCCAGTAGTACATGCCGGGCCACTTCTCCTTGCCGGCCAGCGCCAGCGGGGTGACCTCGGCGGCCTTGAGCTTGCGTACGGCGTCGAGGAAACCGTCCCAGGTGGTCGGGGGCTCGGCGATGCCGGCCTTCTCGAAGAGCGCCTTGTTGTACCAGAAGCCGATCATGCCGATGTCGAACGGGATGCCGTAGACCTGGTCGTCGAGCAGGTAGGGCTCCTTGGCGACCGGCAGCAGGGCCTCGCCCCACGGTTTGGTGCGGTCCGTGAGGTTCTCGACGAGCCCGGCGTCGACCTGCTGCTTCAGCACGCCGCCGCCCCAGGTGTGGAAGATGTCGGGCAGCTTCCCGGAGGCGGTCAGGGCCGTCATCTTCGACTTGTAGGCGTCGTTCTCCATCTGGACGATCTTTATCTTGACCTTGGGGTTCTGCGCCTCGTACTTCCGGGCGAGGGCAGCCCAGACGGTCTTGGACGGCTCGGTGGTGGAGATGTTCCACCATTCGACCGTGGTCGTCCCGGACGACCCTCCGTCCGAGTCCCCGCCGCATGCGGTCAGTGCCGTCATCCCCAGACCGGCCGCGGCGGAGGCCGCCAGGAAGCCGCGTCGGGACAGTGCGGGGTCGCCCATCATGCGCTCCTCGAAAGTTTCGAAGTAGTTCCAGAAAGGTTCGCTGCTGCCGCACCCTAGAGACAGCGGGTAAACGGTGGCAACCCCTCGTGCACGCTGAATCTTGCGTCAGGACATCGACGGGGAGGGCTGACGAAACATTCGGCTCGTCAGGCGAACGTTACGAAGCTGCCCTGATCGCGATCACACAGGGTGTCCGCCCAGGAGCCGGAGACCGACCCCCCACACCGCGCGAGCCGAGCCGCCGAACGCGCTCTCAGCTCGCGTTTCTGCATCCGCGTCCGCCCCGGCCGCGAGTCTTAACGGAAGCTTGACGCGCACGACCCCCGCATTCAGGGGCCACGGCATCACGCTCCGCTTACGCTGATCGGGCCGTCCAGTGATGGCCGGAACCACGCTGAGTCCGCACATCGGGAGCACGTCGATGGCCACCACCGAGCACCCGGCACCGAGCCCTCCGGAGCCCCCTTCACCCAGCCGTCTGCGCAGCTGGATGCTGGAGGGCCTGTCCGACATGGGCAAGGGCGGCGGCCACACCGGGCCCCATGCCGAGCCGGAACCCCCGCACCGGGGCCAGCCCTGGTGGCGGGTGATGTGCCTGACCGGCGTCGACTACTTCTCCACGCTCGGCTACCAGCCGGGTATCGCGGCCCTCGCCGCCGGACTGCTGTCGCCGATCGCGACGATCGTCCTCGTCGTCGTCACGCTGGCCGGGGCCCTGCCCGTCTACCGCCGCGTGGCCGAGGAGAGCCCGCACGGCGAGGGCTCGATCGCGATGCTGGAGAGGCTGCTCTCCTTCTGGCAGGGCAAGCTGTTCGTGCTGACCCTGCTGGGCTTCGCCGCCACCGACTTCCTCATCACCATCACCCTGTCGGCCGCCGACGCCTCCACCCACCTCGTGGAGAACCCGCATCTCACCGGCGTCCTGCACGACAAGCAGATGCTGATCACCCTGATCCTGGTGGCGCTGCTGGGCGCGGTGTTCCTCAAAGGCTTCCTGGAGGCGATCGGTGTCGCGGTCGCCCTCGTCGGTGCCTACCTCGCACTGAACGTGGTCGTGGTGATCGTCGGCCTCTACCACGTCATCACCGCGGGTCATGTGGTCACCGACTGGTCGAGCGCCCTCACCACCCAGCACAGCAACGTCTTCGCCATGATCGGCGTCGCCCTGCTCGTCTTCCCGAAACTGGCGCTCGGCCTCTCCGGGTTCGAGACGGGCGTCGCCGTGATGCCGCACGTCAAGGGCGACCCGGACGACACCGAGGCCCGGCCGACCGGCCGCATCCGCGACACGAAGAAGCTGCTCACCACCGCCGCGCTGATCATGAGCGTCTTCCTGATCACCACCAGCTTCATCACCACCCTCCTCATCCCGGAGAAGGAGTTCGAGGCGGGCGGCCAGGCCAACGGCCGGGCGCTCGCCTATCTGGCGCACGACTACCTGGGCAACACCTTCGGCACCGTCTACGACGCCTCGACGATCGCCATCCTGTGGTTCGCCGGCGCCTCCGCGATGGCCGGCCTGCTCAATCTGATGCCGCGCTATCTGCCCCGCTACGGCATGGCCCCGCACTGGGCCCGTGCCGTGCGGCCCATGGTCATCGTCTTCACACTGATCGCCTTCGTGGTCACCTGGATCTTCGACGCCGACGTCAACGCCCAGGGCGGTGCCTACGCCACCGGCGTGCTGGTCCTCATCAGCTCCGCGGCGATCGCGGTGACCATCGCCGCCCGCAAGGCCCGGCAGCGGAACTGGACGGTCGCCTTCGCGGTGATCTCCGCGGTGTTCCTGTACACCACCGTGCTCAACGTGATCGAGCGCCCGGACGGCGTGAAGATCGGCGCCTGCTTCATCGCCGGCATCATCCTGGTCTCCCTGCTCTC contains these protein-coding regions:
- a CDS encoding APC family permease, with amino-acid sequence MATTEHPAPSPPEPPSPSRLRSWMLEGLSDMGKGGGHTGPHAEPEPPHRGQPWWRVMCLTGVDYFSTLGYQPGIAALAAGLLSPIATIVLVVVTLAGALPVYRRVAEESPHGEGSIAMLERLLSFWQGKLFVLTLLGFAATDFLITITLSAADASTHLVENPHLTGVLHDKQMLITLILVALLGAVFLKGFLEAIGVAVALVGAYLALNVVVVIVGLYHVITAGHVVTDWSSALTTQHSNVFAMIGVALLVFPKLALGLSGFETGVAVMPHVKGDPDDTEARPTGRIRDTKKLLTTAALIMSVFLITTSFITTLLIPEKEFEAGGQANGRALAYLAHDYLGNTFGTVYDASTIAILWFAGASAMAGLLNLMPRYLPRYGMAPHWARAVRPMVIVFTLIAFVVTWIFDADVNAQGGAYATGVLVLISSAAIAVTIAARKARQRNWTVAFAVISAVFLYTTVLNVIERPDGVKIGACFIAGIILVSLLSRLARAFELRVTSVTLDDMAERFVRDMASRRMRFIANEPDRRDIAEYRDKIEQIRQDNDVPGQEDFVFVEVTVTDPSEFEAGLTVRGEVLHGRYRVLTLESSSIPNALAALLLHVRDSTGCTPHIYFEWTEGGPFANFLRFFLFGQGEVAPVTREVLREAERDRKRRPRVHVG